The nucleotide sequence AACCGCTGCACCCGCCACGACGTGTGGTTGGACGCCCCGATCCGGTCGGCGATGCCGCGCTCGACGAGCCCGCCGAACACCTCGGCCGTCGCGGCCGGATCGGCATCCCGGTCGTCGGTGTGCGCCCAGTAGAGGTCGACGCGTTCGGTCCCGAGCCGGCGCAGGCTGCCTGCGGCGGCCTCGGTCACGGTGGCCGGGCCGAGCCCGCCACGGACGCCGGTCTTGGTGGAGATCCGCACCCGGTCACGCACGCCGGGGCGCGCGGCGAGCCAGGATCCGATGACCCGCTCGCTCTGGCCGCCGTCACCGGACGGGTCGTTCCAGAACGCGTAGACGTCGGCCGTGTCGATCCACTCGCCGCCGCGCTCGACGAACCGGTCGAGCAGGTCGAACGCCGTGCCGGTGTCGACGCGGGTGCCGAAGTTCATCGCGCCGAGGACGATCTGCGGGGTGCTCATGCGGCAAGCATCCGGCCTGGAGCGCGCTCCAGGTCAAGCGACCGTGCCGGCACGGCCACCTCGCCCGGCCCCCACACACGCCGGTGGGCCCGGACCGTGCCGGTCCGGGCCCACCGGGTGCAACCCGTGATCAGGGAATGACGACCGGGCCGGTCGTCGGGGCCGGGTCGTCGGCCCAGCGGTGCCCGCTCTCGCGCGGAGTGACGCCCTCCTCCGCCCACGCGGCCAGCAGCGAGGCGACCTTGGCGTGCATCACGCTGCGGAGCCGGTCGAACGAGTTCTGCGGCTGGTCGTCGACCTCGCCGAGCAGCATCCACCACGCCCAGACGGCCGCACCGGCGTTCGCGACGAAGTCCGGCAGCACCGGGACGCCGCGAGCGGCGAGCATGGCCTCGGCCTCCGGGGTGGTCGCGGCGTTCGCGGCCTCCACGACGACCCGCGCACGGACGTCGAACGAGTTGTCCGGGGTGATCGCGTACGAGATCGCGGCCGGCACCAGGATGTCCACCTCGGAGGAGAGGATCGCGTTGCGCGGCAGCTCCTCGACCCCCGCGGGCAGCCGGGTGCGGTCGATCTCGCCGTAGCCGTCCCGCAGGTCCAGCAGCGCGGGGACGTCGAGCCCGTCGGCGCAGTGCAGGGTGCCCGCGGCGTCGGCCACCGTGGTGACCTTCACACCGGCCTCGTGCAGGTAGTAGGCGGCCGCGCCGCCCATCGTGCCGACGCCCTGGATCGCGACCGTGGTCTCGGCGGGGACCTGGCCCCAGGAGACCGCGGCGGCCAGGCAGGCGTGCGCGACACCGTAGCCGCCGATCACGTCACCGAGCTCGAAACCGCCCTCGACCTTCGCGGAGAGGCCCTTGCGGACCCGCTGCAGGGTGGCCTCCGGGTCGTCGGCACGGCTGATCGCGGCGTGGTAGCTCTGGCCGAGGCCGAGCCGGCCGAAGACCTCGTCGATCAGGTGCTGCGGAACGCCCAGGTCCTCAGCGGTGACCCAGTGCCGGTCGATCCACGGGCGCATGGCCTCGCAGAACCGCTCCAGCACCTCGACGGCGCGCGGGTCCTTCGGGTCGAAGTCGATGCCGCCCTTCGCTCCGCCGACGGGCAGGTCGAAGGTCGCGGTCTTGTTGGCCATCCCGCGGGCCAGATCCTCGACCTCGCTCAGCGTGCAGCCGGCGCGCATCCGGGTGCCTCCGGTGGCCAGACCGCCGCGCAGGGTGTGCACCACCAGGTAGCCGACCGCACCGGTGATCGAGTCGTTCCACTGCAGGCGCATGTACGGCTCGGAGCGGCGGACGGCCGGGGCGACGGGCGTGGCGCCGATACCGGGGACGGCCGGGGCGGTCTGCGCCGCCACCTGCTGGGCGGTGCTGCCGGCGGGGTTCTGCATCGTGGTCATGGCGACCCACCTCCTCGTGCTCGTGCCGGTCGCCTGGCCTGGGGCCACGCCGGTCGCGTCTTAGCCTGTTGCGGACCTCGTCGTCCCCCCGGTCCATGGCTGATCGACCGGTGACCCCAGCGTGCGGCCGGACCTGCCACCGCGTCCATTTACGGATCATTCACGGCGGTGTTCACCGTTCCTGCACAACGCCTAGGCTCCGGTTCATGGACCTGTCGCTGCCCCGCCTCCGGATGCTGCGTGAGCTGCACCGACGCGGAACGATCACCGCGGCCGCGACGGCTATGCACTACACCGCGTCGGCGGTGTCCCAGCAGCTCGCCCAGCTCGAACGCGACGTCGGTGCCCGCTTGTTCGAACGGCGTGGTCGCCGCGTGCAACTGACCGACCTCGGAGTGTTGCTGGCCGAGCACGCCGAGGGGATTCTCGCCGCGGTGGAACGCGCGACCCAGGCCATCGAGGAGGCCGGGGAGTCGGTCTCGGCGAAGGTCACGGCCGGGGTGTGGGCGTCGGTGGCGTCCGGGCTGCTACCCGACGCACTGACCGCGCTGGCCCGTACGCATCCGGGGGTGGTGGTCCGCAGCCGCGAGCTGGCCCCCGAGGAGACGGCGGCCGCGGTCCGCGACGGCGAACTCGACCTGTCGTTCGTCATCGACTACTCCAACTACCCGATGACCTGGGACCGCAGCCTGGAACGCGCGGTGATCGCCGTCGAGCGGCTCTACGCCGCGGTCCCCGCCGGTGCGGTGCCCGCCGCGAGCGTCACGATGGCCGAGCTCGCCGAGCACCCGTGGATCATGTCCCCGGCCCGCTCGCACTTCGGGCACGCCGCGCGGCTCGCCTGCCAGGCGGCCGGGTACGTCCCGCGGATCGACCACGAGGTGGAGGAGCAGGCCACCGCGATGGCGATGGTCTCGGCCGGGCTGGGCGTGACGCTCGTGTCCGACCTGGGCCTGGCGCTGCGGCCCCCCGGGGTCGACGTGGTGGCCCTCGGCGACGCCCTCACCCGGACCGTGTCGCTGGCCTACCGTACGAACTCCGGGCGCCGGGCGGCGCTGCTGCTGGTCGTCGACGCGATCCGCACGGCGGCGGCGCAGATGGGTCTGGGTGCCGACACCGCGCTCCCCGCGCCGACCCCACCCTCGACGCCCGTCCCCGCGCCGACGGAACAGCCCGCCGACCCGCCATCGGACACCACCCAGCACGCCACCCAGCACTCCACCGGGGACGCCGCGCCGCCGAACCAGCGCACCGGCGCCGTACCCGCGGCCACGACCGCGCCTGCCCCCGAGACGCTCGGGTCGAACACCGAGCGGCTCGGGCTGACCTGACCGGGCCCGCCCCGTCCGGAACCGCTCAGCCGGCGCGCATCGGCACGCCGGAGAATTCATCCGAACCAGCAGGGCCCGCATTCTCGAAGAACAGGTGTGACCACCGACGAGCGGGCCCCGGTAAAAGCGAGCACCGTTCTGTCGCGGTCGGTGGCGATCATGGTGGAACTGCTCGCCATCATCGCCGCGGTGGCCTCCGGCCATCTGGTCGCGGGGCTGCTCGCACCGGCGTCGTCACCGTTCGTCGCGGTCGGCGACGCCGTCGTGCGGCTCTCCCCGCAGCCGGTGGTCGAGTTCGCGAAATCCGCGTTCGGCACGGCCGACAAGCCGGTGCTCCTCGCCGGGACCGCGGTGCTGCTGATGCTCGCCGGGGCGGCGGCGGGCCTCGCCGCCCGGCACCGGCCACTGCCCGGCACCCTCGCGGTGGTACTGCTGGGCGTCGTCTCGACGGTGGCCGTGCTCGCCGGGCCCGCCGCCCGGCCGTCGGACGTGTTCGCACCGCTCACCGCGCTGGTCGTCGGGCTGCTCACCCAACTCGGCCTGCACCACCTCGCGAGGTCGGCGGCCGCGGCCCGGCACAGCGCGCCCGGAGCCGCCGGCGCAACCGGTCCCGCCGGTCCCCCCGGTCCGGCCGATCCTGCCGGCCCGATCTCGTCCGGCGACGGACCGGCCGCGACCCCGGTCCGCCGCCGGACGGTACTCGCCGGTGCCTCGGCAGCTGTCGCGGTGGGGTCGCTGGTCGCCGGTGGTGCCGGCGTCGCGCTGGCCGCCTCCGGGCGCGGCATCGCCGAGTCCCGGGCCACCGTGACCCGGCGGCTGGCGATGGCCCGGCTCACCGAGCGTGCGCCGGCGATCCCGGAGTCCGCGGGATTCGCCCGGTTCGGCACGGTCCCGTTCGTCACCTCGAACGCGGACTTCTACCGGATCGACGTCGCCCTGCAGATCCCCGCCGTGCGCGCCGAGGACTGGAGCCTGCGCATCCACGGCCGGGTCGATCGCGAGATCACCCTCAACTTCGACGACCTGATGGCCCGTCCGCTGGTCGAGCGGACGATCACGATGACCTGTGTCTCCAACACCGTCGGCGGCAACCTGGTGTCCACCGCGAACTTCGTGGGTGTCGACCTGGCGCCGCTGCTGCTGGAGGCCGGCGTCGATCCGGCGGCCGATCAGATCGTCTCCACCAGCCGCGACGGCTGGACCGCCGGCACCCCGACCGCGACCGTCCTCGAGCCGGGCCGCGGCGCGATCCTCGCGCTGGGCATGAACGGCGAGTCGTTGCCCGTCGAGCACGGGTTCCCGGTGCGGATGGTGGTGCCAGGTCTCTACGGGTACGTCTCGGCGACGAAGTGGCTGGCCGAGATCGAGCTGACCACGTTCGCCGACCGCACCGTCTACTGGCGCGACCGCGGCTGGGGTGAGCGGGCACCGATCAAGACCCAGTGCCGGATCGACGCCCCGACCGGGTTCTCCGAGCAGCCGGCCGGACGGGTCCGGGTCGCCGGAGTCGCCTGGGCGCAGCCGGTGGGGATCGCGCAGGTCGAGGTCCGGGCCGACGGCGGGCCGTGGGTACGGGCCGAACTGGCCACCGAGGTCAATCCGAACACCTGGCGGATGTGGACGGCCGAGCTCGATCTCGAACCGGGCAGCCACACCCTCACCGCACGTGCCACCGACCGGCGCGGCCTGACCCAGACCGAGGAGCGCGTCGATCCGATCCCGGACGGTGCGACGGGTCAGCCGCAGGTGATCCTCACCGTCGCCTGAGCCCGCGACGCGTCGTTCCCGGGCACCGCCCTGGCATTTTCCGGAAAACCCGGAATCTTCTCGAAAAAAAACTCCATCCGTCCGAACCGGACAGCCGGCTCGACACGAACAACATCTCGACACCGGAAAAAATAACTACAGCATTCTTCGCCCGGCATCATCTCGAAAGGAAATCACAATGCGCGCATCTCGCACCATGGCCACCGTCGGACTCCTGGCGGCCCTCTCCCTCGGCCTCACCGCCTGTGGCGGCATGGGCGGCGACGAGCCGGCCGAGCCGGCCGCCTCCGCCCCGCCGGCGATGTCGTCGGCCCCGGCCGAGCCGGCCGCCGCCGACGGTGTCACCACCAACGACGACGTGTTCGGCCCGGCCTGCGGCCAGCTTCCGCAGGGCGACGAGCCCGGCTCGCTGAACGCGATGGGCCCGCAGCCGGTCGCCACCGCCGCGGGCAGCAACCCGCTGCTCAGCACCCTGGTGACCGCGGTCGGCGAGGTGCCCGGCCTGGCCGACACGCTGAACCAGCAGGAGGCCATCACCGTGTTCGCCCCGGCGAACCCGGCCTTCGAGGCGGTCCAGGAGCAGCTCGGTGAGGAGCAGTTCAACGCGCTGCTCGCCGACACCGAGCAGCTGCAGGGCCTGCTCTCCTACCACGTGACGCCGGAGCGTCTGGACGCCGAGGGCATCGTCGAGAAGGGCACGCTGACCGAGCTCGCCGGCGGCGACCTGACCATCGGCGGCACCGCTGACGCCCCGACCGTGACCGACGGCCAGGGCAACACCGCCGCCGTGCTCTGCGGCAACATCCCGACCTCGAACGCGACCGTGTTCGTGATCGACAAGGTGCTCATGCCCGCCAGCTGATCACCGGGTACACGGGGCGGGACCACGGGAATCTCCCGGGTCCCGCCCCGTCCTGTTGGAGGGCCCGGCGCGACGACCACGACTGATAGACACGTGGCGATATCCCCACACGAGAAGCAAGGGAGCTCCATCGTGGCCTTTCCGGGACTGCAGCACGTCGCGCTGACCGTCAGTGATCTCGATCGCAGCACCCGCTGGTACGCGGCGCTGTTCGGCACCGAGCCCGTCCTCGACGAGGACGAGGAGGGTGGCCGGTTCCACCACACCGTCTTCGCGCTGGACGGCGGCATGCTGTTCGGGCTGCACACCCACCAGGGCCGGGAGTCCGGCGAACCGTTCGACGAGCAGCGCACCGGCCTCGATCACGTCGGGTTCGCGGTCGGCTCGCACGCGGAGCTGGAGCGGTGGGCGCAGCGCCTGACCGAGCTCGGGATCGGCCACGACGGGATCAAGCGGGCGCACTACGGCAGCGGTATCTCGTTCCGCGATCCGGACAACATCGCACTGGAGTTCTTCACCGGACCGGACAGCTGATCATTCCCCGGACTCCGGCCGGCCGCTCGTGCCGCCGGTGCTGCCGATCGAAGAGTCCACCGGTCCGCGCCTTGCGTGCGGGGACCGGACGCGGTCGAATCATGCGGTGATGCGCACCCGGCTCGAGCCGTTCTGGCCCAGCCGCCGGGTCGTGCAGTTCGACGAGTTCTGTCGGTGGGCCGCGTAGCGACCCTCCGCACACCACGTGCCGGTGGGTCGCCGCGTGGCCGTCCCGTGCGTTTCCGCGCGGGTTCGACGCCCGCGCTCCCCCACTGCACAGGAGCACCCGTGTCCGTCACCGACGAACTGCTCGAGAACAACGCCCGCTATGCCGAGTCCTTCTCCGGCCCGTTCCCGCTGCCGCCGTCCCGCAAGCTCGCCGTGGTCGCCTGCATGGACGCCCGGATCGACGTCTATCGCGTCCTCGGTCTGCAGGAGGGCGAGTCGCACGTCATCCGCAACGCCGGCGGTGTGGTCACCGACGACGAGATCCGCTCGCTGGCGATCAGCCAGCGGCTCCTCGGGACCGAGGAGATCATCCTGATCCACCACACCGACTGCGGGATGCTGACCTTCACCGACGACGCCTTCAGGGCGTCGATCCAGGACGAGATCGGTATCAAGCCGGAGTGGGCCCCGGAGTCGTTCCGTGACCTCGGCGCCGATGTGCGGCAGTCGATCGCCCGCATCAAGGCGAACCCGTTCGTACCGAAGAAGGACTCGATCCGCGGGTTCGTGTTCGACGTCGCGACCGGCAAGCTCGACGAGGTCGGGTAGCCGCACCGGACATCGAGGGCCCGGCACCGGGAATGCGCGCCCGGTGCCGGGCCCTCGATGTCGGCCCTCGATGTCGGTCAGGCCGACCGCGGGATGCGGCGCAGCGCGTTGCGCGCCACCGCCAGCTGCTGGGCCACCTCGGCGGTGATCAGCTCGGCGTGCAGCGTGTCGGCGTCGTCGTGGGCCAGCGCCCGGTGCCGCCGGACGAGGGCCTCCAGGCCGTCGAGCAGCTGGGCACCGGGATCCACGGCGCGGGATCGGGTGGTGTGGTCGGTCGGAAGGGCACGGACGGGTGTGCTCACGGCGGTCTCCTGGGCTCTGCGGTGCGGTCGGGATGCGGTCGTCCGGCCGGGGCGACAGAGCGTGGTGTGGGTGCGACCGAAGTCGACGAACCGGCGCCGCGACGTGACGGTGCGGCTCACCGGGCAGATCACCGGACGGCTCACCGGGCGACCTCCGCCCGGCGGCCGGCGATCGCGGCCAGCAGCTCCCGGGTGTAGTCGTCGCGGGGGTCGTCGAACAGTTCGGCGGTCGGCCGCAGCTCGCGCAGCACCCCGTCCCGCAGCACCCCGGTGCGGTGCGCGACCCGGCGTACGACGGCCAGGTCGTGCGAGATGAACAGATAGGCCAGCCCGTCACGTTCCTGCAGCTCGGCGAGCAGCTCCAGGACCTGGGCCTGCACCGACACGTCCAGCGCCGACACCGGCTCGTCACAGACCACCAGGTCCGGCGACAGCGCCAGCGCCCTGGCGATCGCGACCCGCTGCCGCTGCCCACCGGACAACTCCGCGGGCCGGCGTTCGAGCAGCTCGGTGGGCAGCGCGACGCGGCCGATCAGCTCGGCCGCCCGGTCCGCCTGCTCGGCCGGGCTGCCCACGGAGAACGCCCGCAGCGGTTCGGTGACGATCTCGCGCACCCGCAACCGCGGGTCCAGCGAGGCGTACGGGTTCTGGTAGACCAGCTGGGCCCGGCGCCGCAGCCGCCGCCACGCCTCGCCGCGGACCCGGGTGACGTCCTCGCCGTCGATCAGGATCTCGCCCGATGTCGGGTCCTCGAGCCGCAGCAGCAGCCGCGCCGTCGTCGACTTGCCCGATCCGGACTCGCCGACCAGTGCGAGGGTCTCGCCGCGGGCGATACTGAACGACACCCCGTCCACCGCCCGGTGCGTGGGGCGCCGCCACTGCCCGCGCACCCGCGGCAGCGGAAACTCCTTCACCAGGTCCCGGACCTCCGCGATCGGGACCCCGGTGGGATCGACCGCGGGCCGCGGCGGCGGCGCGGTCACGGCCAGCCCGGGCGCCGCGGCCAGCAGCTCCCGGGTGTACTCCTCGGTCGCACCGGCCAGCAGCTCCGCCGCAGGCCCCTGCTCGACGATCAGCCCGTGCCGCATGACGACGATCCGGTCCGCCCGGTCGGCGGCCACCGCCAGATCGTGCGTGATCAGCAGCAGCGCGGTACCGGATCCGCGGCGCAGCGTGTCGAGATGGTCCAGGATCCGGCGGGCGACGGTCGCGTCCAGTGCGCTCGTCGGCTCGTCGGCGACGACCAGCGCCGGATCGGCGGCGATCGCGATCGCGATCAGCACCCGCTGGCGCATCCCGCCGGACAGCTCGTGCGGGTACTGCCCGGCGCGGGTCGCCGGATCGGTGAGCCCGGCCCGTTCCAGCAGCTCGACGGCCCGGGCGGCCGCCGAGCGCCGGTCGGCCAGGCCGTGCGTGCGCAACACCTCGGCGACCTGCTCGCCGACCCGCTGCACCGGGTTCAGGCCGACGCCCGGATCCTGCGGGACGAGGCCGATCCGGGCACCGCGCACGGCGCGGTACGCCTTCTCCGCCAGCCCGGTCAGCTCACCGGTGCCGGACAGCGCGATCGACCCGCCGGTGACCGAGCCGTTCTCCGGGAGCAGCCCGAGCACCGCCTGGGCCAGCGTCGACTTGCCGGACCCGGACTCGCCGACGATCGCGACGACCTCGCCCGGGGCCACGTCGAGATCGATCCCGCGCACGGCGTGCACCGGCCCCGCCGAACCGCGGTAGGTGATCTCCAGGTCGCGGACCGACAACAGCTGCCCGGTCATGCCGATCGCCTCCACTCGCCGTCCAGGGCCCGCGAGATCCGGTTCACCGACAGCACGGTCGCCGCGATCACCAGGCCGGGCATCGCGCACATCCACCAGGCGACGGCCAGGTAGTTGCGGCCGTCGGCGACCAACGAACCCCACTCCGACGCCGGTGGCGGCGCACCGTAGCCGAGGAACGACAGCGCCGAGATCGCAAGGATCGCCAGCCCGAACTCCAGCACGGCGAGCACCGCGACCGGTCCGGCCGCGTTCGGCAGCACGTGCCGCAGCAACGTCACGTGAGCGCGGGTGCCCACCGCCCGGGCGGCCTCCACGTAGAGCGAACGGCGCACCCGCAGCGTCTCGGCGCGCATCACCCTGGCGAAGCTCGCCACGCTGGCGATGCCGACCGCGATCGCCACCTTCACCGTGCCGAAGCCCAGCGCGGTGATCAGGGCCAGTGACAGCAGGATCGCCGGGATCGCGAGCAGCACGTCCACGACGCGCATCAGGATCTCGTCCACCCAGCCACCGGCGAACCCGGCGACCAGGCCGATCAGGCCACCGGCGATCAGCGCGACGGCCACCGCGATCACGGTCGCCTGCAACGACAGCGACGCCCCGTGCACGACCCGGGTCCACACGTCCCGGCCCAGGTGGTCGGTACCGAACCAGTGCCCGGGGCCGGGCGGGAGCATCCGGTCCGCGGTGTCGCCGATCGCCGGGTCCCCGGGGGCGAGCAGCCCCGGGACGACCGCGGCCGTCAGCACCAGCAGCACGATCGCGATCGCCGCGACCAGTCCGGGCCGGGCACGCAGGAACCGGCCGAACCGGGCGGGACCACCACCGTGCCGCCCGGCCCGGCCGGTTCCGCCGCGGCCGCCGGAGCCGGGGCGGGCCGCGGGATCGGGGGCGCCGCGTGCGGCGCGGTCCAGCAGCTCGGTCATGACGCACCTCCGTGCGGGAACGGGGTTGCCAGGCTCACCGGAGTCACCGGGCACCTGCGGTGACGGCGACCCTCGGATCGAGCAGCGGGTAGGCGAGATCGACGAGCAGGTTGACCACGACGAACGTCAGCGCGGCGAACAGCACGACGCCCTGCACGACCGGGATGTCCTGCACCCCGACCGAGGCAACCGTGAGCCGGCCCAGACCGGGCCGGGTGAACACCGTCTCGACGACGACGGCTCCGGCGAGCACGTTGCCCACCACGTAGCCGAGCACCGTCAGCGCGGGTATGACGGCGTTGCCGAGCGCGTGTCGCAGGTGCACCGCGGCCGGGCCGACCCCCTTGGCCCGCGCGGTGGTGACGAACGGCGCCTCCAGGGTCTGGCCGAGGCTCTTCGCCAGCACCTGGGCGATCAGCGCACCGGTCGGCAGGCCGAGCGTGATCGCCGGGAGCACCAGCGCGGCGACTCCCCGGTCACCGACCGACGGGAGCCAGCCGAGCCGGAACGAGAACAGCTGCACCAGCATCAGCCCGATCCAGAACACCGGCAGCGACACCGCCAGCGACGGCAGCCCGGCCAGCACCTGACGCAGCCACGGGCGGCGGGTCCAGGTCGCGGCGACGGCGACGGCGGTGCCGCCGACGATCGCCACCAGCAGCGCCGCCCCCGCCATCTGCAGGGTCGGGGGCAGCGCCTCGGCGATCGCCGACCGGACGGGCTGCCCGGTGGCGAACGAGGTCCCGAGATCGCCCTGCACCGCGGCCAGCAGCTTCGTCACGTACTGGACGATCAGCGGCTGGTCGAGCCCGTAGCGGGCGCGCAGCTCGTCCAGCTCGGCCGGGCCGAGCTGCTCGCCGTCCCCGGCCCCGGCGGCCATGGTGGCCACCGGGTCGCCGGGGAGCAGGTAGAGCACGACGAACGACACCGTCCACGCCGCCCATGCGACGACGGCGGCCAGGCCGAGCCGGCGCAGCAGATACGGGGTGTTCATGCCGCCTCCGCGGGAAAAAGCACGTCGGCGGTACTCATGCCGCCTCCGCGGGAAAAAGCACGTCGGCGGTACTCATCCGGACTTCCAGGTGTCGTGCAGCTGGATCCGCGACGACGCGTCGAAGGCGACGTCGTGCGCCGTCGGGCCGACACCGAGCACTGTGGTCAGCTCGACCACCGGCACGTTGTGCCTGCCCTCGGCGAGCAGCCGCTGCGCCGTCCCGGCCAGCTCGGCACGCCGGGCCTCGTCGGTGGTGGCGGCCTGGCCGGCCAGCGCGTCGTCGAGCGGGCTCGGCGGGAGCCGGTAGTAGTTGTTCCCGCCGGTCCAGTACTGCGACCGGAGAATGTCCGGGTCAGCCCGGGTCAGGTTGCCCCACAGGGCGACGAAGTCGCCGTTCTGCTGGATGACCGGGGACTCGGAGATCTGCACCTCGCGCAGCTGCAGGTCGATCCCGATCCGGCGCAGCTGCTGCTGGATCAGCTCCAGCGACGGCTTGGCGGTCGCGATGTTCTGCGCGAAGGTCAGCGGCAGGGTGAGCGGCCGGCCGTCCTTGACCCGGATGCCGTCCGGCCCGGGCACCCAGCCCGCGGCGTCCAGTGCGGCGGTGGCCGCCGCCGCGTCGTGCTCGATCAGCGCGGACTGATCGGCGTAGCCCGGCGTGGTCGAGGACAGCGAGCTGGTCGCCGCGACGGTCTGCGTCGGGTGCACGGCGGTCACCAGCTCGGCCCGGTCGATGCCCCGCGACACGGCCTCGCGGACCGCGGCGTCGGCGCCCAGCGGGGTCTCGTGGTTGAAGCTGATCCCGAACGGGATGCCCGGGTTCGGCCGGGCCGCCAGCTCGACACCGGCGGCGGTCAGCGGCGCCTCGTCCTGCTGCCCGACGCTGGCGATCGCGTCGATCTCGCCGGACTGCAGGCTGCCCGAGCGCACACCGGACTCCGGGACGACCCGGAACTCGGCACGATCGAGATAGGCCTCGCCGGGCCGGGTGAACAGCGACGAGCCCCAGTCGTAGCCGGCGCGCTTCGCCAGGACGGTGACGTCGTCCTTCACGTACGACTCGAGGGTGAACGGCCCGGAGCCGATCACTCCGGCGCAGCGCTCCTCATCGGTCCCGGCGACGCTCGCCGGGGAGAGCAGGCCCAGGCTGTGCGTCGAGGTGCCCTGCAGGAACTGCACGTTCGGCTGCTCGAAGCGCACGGTGAACTCGGTCGGGCTCGCGACGTCGGTACCCGCGTACCCGGCGAGGTAGCCCTTCGGCAGGACCCCGCGGGCGCCGAGCTCGGGGATCCGGTCGAAGTTGGCCTGCACCGCCTCGGCGTCGACCGGGGTGCCGTCGGAGAAGGTCGCCCCCTCGCGCAGGGTGAACGTCCAGGCGGTCGCGTCGTCGTCGGAGGACCACTCGGTGGCCAGCCACGGGACGATCTCGCCGGTCTCCGGGTCCTGGTCGGTGAGCGAGTCGACGACCTGGCGCAGCGAGTAGATCGAGTCGTTCGACGCCACCTGCTGCGGATCGGCGCAGCCCTGGTCGGAGGAGACCGCGAACACCAGCGTCCCGCCGGGCCGCGGCTCCCCGGCGGCCGCGCCGGCGGCACCGGAGCCGCAGGCGGTCAGGGTCAGCGCGGTGGCCGCGAGCAGCACCGCGCCGCGGCCTGCGGGGAGCCCGGGCAGCGGCACCCGCCACGGGAACGACGGACGGCGCAGCTTCACGACGCCACCGCCGCGCGCCGCCCGGAGTTCCGGCGCTCACCGAACCGGGCGGGCGGTGCGAGGCCGAGGTTCTCGCGCAGTGTGCCGCCGTCGTAGCCGGTCCGGAACACGCCGCGCTCCTGCAGGATCGGCACCACCCGCTCGACGATCTCGTCGAGCCCGGACGGAGTGACGTGCGATCCGAGGATGAAGCCGTCGCTCGCGTCGGACTGCACGTAGCGGTCGATCTCGTCGGCGACGTGCTCCGGGGTGCCGACGAACACCGCCCGGTCGAAGACGTGCTTCACGGTCTCACGCAGGCTGAACCCGTTGGCCGCGGCGATCTCCCGCCAGGCGGCCGCGGTGGCGTGCGGATCCTGGGTGAGCGGGGCCCGGCCCTCGATCCAGCGCGGCGCCTCCGGGGTGGGGTCGACGTCGGGCAGCGGGCCG is from Pseudonocardia autotrophica and encodes:
- a CDS encoding Glu/Leu/Phe/Val family dehydrogenase; translation: MTTMQNPAGSTAQQVAAQTAPAVPGIGATPVAPAVRRSEPYMRLQWNDSITGAVGYLVVHTLRGGLATGGTRMRAGCTLSEVEDLARGMANKTATFDLPVGGAKGGIDFDPKDPRAVEVLERFCEAMRPWIDRHWVTAEDLGVPQHLIDEVFGRLGLGQSYHAAISRADDPEATLQRVRKGLSAKVEGGFELGDVIGGYGVAHACLAAAVSWGQVPAETTVAIQGVGTMGGAAAYYLHEAGVKVTTVADAAGTLHCADGLDVPALLDLRDGYGEIDRTRLPAGVEELPRNAILSSEVDILVPAAISYAITPDNSFDVRARVVVEAANAATTPEAEAMLAARGVPVLPDFVANAGAAVWAWWMLLGEVDDQPQNSFDRLRSVMHAKVASLLAAWAEEGVTPRESGHRWADDPAPTTGPVVIP
- a CDS encoding molybdopterin-dependent oxidoreductase, whose protein sequence is MTTDERAPVKASTVLSRSVAIMVELLAIIAAVASGHLVAGLLAPASSPFVAVGDAVVRLSPQPVVEFAKSAFGTADKPVLLAGTAVLLMLAGAAAGLAARHRPLPGTLAVVLLGVVSTVAVLAGPAARPSDVFAPLTALVVGLLTQLGLHHLARSAAAARHSAPGAAGATGPAGPPGPADPAGPISSGDGPAATPVRRRTVLAGASAAVAVGSLVAGGAGVALAASGRGIAESRATVTRRLAMARLTERAPAIPESAGFARFGTVPFVTSNADFYRIDVALQIPAVRAEDWSLRIHGRVDREITLNFDDLMARPLVERTITMTCVSNTVGGNLVSTANFVGVDLAPLLLEAGVDPAADQIVSTSRDGWTAGTPTATVLEPGRGAILALGMNGESLPVEHGFPVRMVVPGLYGYVSATKWLAEIELTTFADRTVYWRDRGWGERAPIKTQCRIDAPTGFSEQPAGRVRVAGVAWAQPVGIAQVEVRADGGPWVRAELATEVNPNTWRMWTAELDLEPGSHTLTARATDRRGLTQTEERVDPIPDGATGQPQVILTVA
- a CDS encoding fasciclin domain-containing protein, yielding MRASRTMATVGLLAALSLGLTACGGMGGDEPAEPAASAPPAMSSAPAEPAAADGVTTNDDVFGPACGQLPQGDEPGSLNAMGPQPVATAAGSNPLLSTLVTAVGEVPGLADTLNQQEAITVFAPANPAFEAVQEQLGEEQFNALLADTEQLQGLLSYHVTPERLDAEGIVEKGTLTELAGGDLTIGGTADAPTVTDGQGNTAAVLCGNIPTSNATVFVIDKVLMPAS
- a CDS encoding VOC family protein: MAFPGLQHVALTVSDLDRSTRWYAALFGTEPVLDEDEEGGRFHHTVFALDGGMLFGLHTHQGRESGEPFDEQRTGLDHVGFAVGSHAELERWAQRLTELGIGHDGIKRAHYGSGISFRDPDNIALEFFTGPDS
- a CDS encoding beta-class carbonic anhydrase, which codes for MSVTDELLENNARYAESFSGPFPLPPSRKLAVVACMDARIDVYRVLGLQEGESHVIRNAGGVVTDDEIRSLAISQRLLGTEEIILIHHTDCGMLTFTDDAFRASIQDEIGIKPEWAPESFRDLGADVRQSIARIKANPFVPKKDSIRGFVFDVATGKLDEVG
- a CDS encoding dipeptide ABC transporter ATP-binding protein, yielding MTGQLLSVRDLEITYRGSAGPVHAVRGIDLDVAPGEVVAIVGESGSGKSTLAQAVLGLLPENGSVTGGSIALSGTGELTGLAEKAYRAVRGARIGLVPQDPGVGLNPVQRVGEQVAEVLRTHGLADRRSAAARAVELLERAGLTDPATRAGQYPHELSGGMRQRVLIAIAIAADPALVVADEPTSALDATVARRILDHLDTLRRGSGTALLLITHDLAVAADRADRIVVMRHGLIVEQGPAAELLAGATEEYTRELLAAAPGLAVTAPPPRPAVDPTGVPIAEVRDLVKEFPLPRVRGQWRRPTHRAVDGVSFSIARGETLALVGESGSGKSTTARLLLRLEDPTSGEILIDGEDVTRVRGEAWRRLRRRAQLVYQNPYASLDPRLRVREIVTEPLRAFSVGSPAEQADRAAELIGRVALPTELLERRPAELSGGQRQRVAIARALALSPDLVVCDEPVSALDVSVQAQVLELLAELQERDGLAYLFISHDLAVVRRVAHRTGVLRDGVLRELRPTAELFDDPRDDYTRELLAAIAGRRAEVAR
- a CDS encoding ABC transporter permease, giving the protein MTELLDRAARGAPDPAARPGSGGRGGTGRAGRHGGGPARFGRFLRARPGLVAAIAIVLLVLTAAVVPGLLAPGDPAIGDTADRMLPPGPGHWFGTDHLGRDVWTRVVHGASLSLQATVIAVAVALIAGGLIGLVAGFAGGWVDEILMRVVDVLLAIPAILLSLALITALGFGTVKVAIAVGIASVASFARVMRAETLRVRRSLYVEAARAVGTRAHVTLLRHVLPNAAGPVAVLAVLEFGLAILAISALSFLGYGAPPPASEWGSLVADGRNYLAVAWWMCAMPGLVIAATVLSVNRISRALDGEWRRSA